The following proteins come from a genomic window of Brevibacillus antibioticus:
- a CDS encoding metallophosphoesterase, which produces MDMSERKTVNDPNLAPISRKTFLHKVSKWVGGLIGLGIATGVYGHVWERKALDIVRLSITIPGLPESFKGTKLIHFSDVHLGHYFEPKELESVIAVIQSEKPDLICFTGDIVDEVTRPLFAAVPLFNQLLAPLGKFAVLGNHDYRAGEQQKVRDGLVASGFEVLDNRHVVVHKDGQQLYMAGVDDVFHGVPDLSRALENIPPEGSVILLAHEPDFADIASEYPVHLQLSGHSHGGQVRLPFIGHLLAPQYGRKYVKGLYQVGGMAVYTNRGLGTTILPVRLFCRPELTVLTLQ; this is translated from the coding sequence ATGGATATGAGCGAACGAAAAACAGTGAATGATCCTAACCTTGCGCCCATTTCAAGGAAAACATTTCTCCACAAAGTCTCGAAATGGGTAGGTGGATTGATTGGTCTTGGTATAGCGACTGGCGTGTACGGTCATGTATGGGAAAGAAAAGCACTTGATATCGTACGATTGTCCATCACGATACCAGGATTGCCAGAAAGCTTTAAGGGGACAAAGCTCATTCATTTCAGTGATGTCCATCTCGGTCATTATTTTGAACCGAAAGAGTTAGAGTCGGTTATTGCCGTGATCCAGAGCGAAAAACCGGATTTGATTTGCTTCACAGGGGATATCGTAGATGAAGTGACGCGACCGCTATTCGCCGCCGTTCCCCTTTTCAATCAGCTCCTTGCCCCATTAGGCAAATTCGCCGTTTTGGGCAATCACGATTATCGAGCTGGTGAACAGCAAAAGGTTCGAGATGGCTTAGTCGCGTCTGGATTTGAAGTGTTGGATAATCGGCACGTTGTCGTGCACAAAGATGGCCAGCAGCTATACATGGCGGGGGTCGATGATGTTTTCCATGGCGTACCTGATCTTTCAAGGGCGCTGGAAAATATCCCGCCGGAGGGCAGCGTTATCTTGTTGGCGCATGAGCCTGATTTTGCTGATATTGCGTCAGAGTATCCCGTGCATCTCCAACTGTCCGGCCACAGCCATGGCGGACAAGTACGCTTGCCCTTCATTGGTCATCTCTTGGCGCCGCAATACGGGCGTAAATACGTAAAAGGACTGTATCAGGTAGGTGGCATGGCTGTGTACACCAACAGAGGGTTGGGTACGACGATCTTACCTGTTCGTTTATTTTGCCGCCCTGAGCTTACGGTACTAACACTACAGTGA
- a CDS encoding beta-class carbonic anhydrase — MRNLDEILSFNREFVANQEYEKYQTTKFPDKRLVVLSCMDTRLVELLPKAMNMRNGDIKHVKSAGAIVSHPFGSIMRSILIAIYELNAEEVMVVGHYDCGMSAIDSKRTMEKMLERGVSAQTFSTLQHAGINLHKWLHGFDRVEESVKNSVETIKNHPLLPPNVEVHGLLIDPVTGRLDVVVNGYERTKNSE, encoded by the coding sequence GTGCGCAATTTGGATGAAATTCTCTCATTTAACCGTGAATTTGTGGCCAACCAAGAATATGAAAAGTACCAAACCACCAAGTTCCCTGATAAACGATTGGTCGTGTTGTCTTGTATGGATACCCGTTTGGTTGAACTTCTACCGAAAGCCATGAACATGCGCAATGGGGATATCAAGCACGTAAAAAGCGCCGGGGCAATTGTGTCCCATCCTTTTGGAAGTATCATGCGCAGTATTCTTATTGCGATCTACGAATTGAATGCCGAAGAAGTGATGGTCGTCGGGCATTATGACTGCGGGATGAGTGCGATCGACAGCAAGCGCACAATGGAGAAGATGCTGGAGCGAGGAGTCTCGGCTCAAACGTTTTCCACGCTCCAACATGCGGGAATTAACTTACATAAATGGCTGCACGGATTCGATCGTGTAGAAGAAAGTGTGAAAAATAGCGTAGAAACGATTAAAAATCACCCGCTCCTCCCACCGAATGTGGAGGTACATGGCTTACTCATTGACCCGGTGACAGGAAGATTGGACGTTGTCGTGAATGGATATGAGCGAACGAAAAACAGTGAATGA
- a CDS encoding DUF3841 domain-containing protein, protein MATYWTLQTEIAWKHFKEQGYLEGSPAHAMYPDEYQWMMKQMKKRLSNYRGEHPIWLWMKKPDMRHTGHFQEGTRCVRLTIELNKGDVLVSDFDDWHFVLNNWFCSDNEQEDSAFEKGLLKISKEVSWERIFELNRVRDPKWHGDGERILQGTTGRIEIHHVKIVEHFVTR, encoded by the coding sequence TTGGCTACATACTGGACGCTACAAACCGAAATAGCATGGAAACATTTTAAGGAGCAAGGCTATCTTGAAGGTTCGCCAGCACATGCAATGTATCCAGATGAATATCAATGGATGATGAAACAAATGAAGAAGCGATTGTCTAATTACAGGGGAGAACATCCAATCTGGCTTTGGATGAAGAAGCCTGATATGCGACACACTGGTCACTTTCAAGAAGGAACAAGGTGTGTGAGGTTAACAATAGAGTTAAATAAGGGAGATGTTCTGGTTTCAGATTTTGATGATTGGCACTTTGTATTGAATAATTGGTTTTGTTCCGATAATGAACAGGAAGACAGTGCTTTTGAAAAAGGACTATTGAAAATTTCAAAAGAAGTCAGTTGGGAAAGAATATTTGAGCTGAATAGGGTTCGAGATCCTAAGTGGCATGGCGATGGGGAAAGAATTCTTCAAGGGACTACTGGACGAATCGAAATTCACCACGTGAAAATAGTGGAACATTTTGTAACGAGATAG
- the spo0A gene encoding sporulation transcription factor Spo0A — translation MSKIEVLLADDNREFVNLLEEYISSQYDMNVVGVAYNGNEVVRLLQERVPDVLILDIIMPHLDGLAVLEQVQAMRLSPQPKIIMLTAFGQEEITKKAVELGAAYYILKPFDMEVLAQRIRQIITSKPASSFVSSVKPQATLQIRGRNLDASITSIIHEIGVPAHIKGYLYLREAITMVYNDVELLGSITKVLYPDIAKKFNTTASRVERAIRHAIEVAWSRGNLDSISSLFGYTISNTKAKPTNSEFIAMVADKLRIEAKIS, via the coding sequence TTGAGCAAGATTGAAGTGTTGTTGGCAGATGATAACCGAGAATTTGTGAATCTGTTAGAAGAGTACATCAGTAGCCAGTATGACATGAATGTTGTGGGTGTCGCTTACAACGGCAATGAGGTAGTTCGACTGCTGCAGGAACGTGTACCCGATGTATTAATTTTGGATATCATCATGCCACATCTGGATGGCTTGGCAGTTTTGGAGCAAGTTCAGGCCATGCGCTTAAGTCCTCAACCTAAAATTATCATGTTGACTGCTTTCGGGCAGGAAGAGATTACGAAGAAAGCAGTGGAGCTGGGAGCAGCTTACTACATTTTGAAACCGTTTGATATGGAGGTGCTGGCTCAGCGCATCCGTCAAATTATTACAAGCAAGCCTGCCTCTTCTTTTGTTTCCTCTGTGAAACCACAAGCTACCTTGCAAATCCGCGGTCGCAATTTGGACGCGAGCATCACCAGCATCATTCATGAGATTGGAGTTCCTGCGCACATCAAAGGTTATTTGTATTTGCGGGAAGCGATTACAATGGTATACAACGATGTCGAGCTGCTGGGTTCGATTACCAAAGTCCTGTACCCGGACATTGCCAAGAAGTTCAATACAACCGCTAGTCGTGTAGAACGTGCCATCCGTCATGCGATAGAAGTAGCATGGTCCCGTGGTAATTTGGACTCCATCTCCAGCTTGTTTGGTTATACGATTTCCAACACCAAGGCGAAGCCAACCAACAGTGAATTTATTGCGATGGTGGCGGACAAGCTGCGCATTGAGGCGAAGATTAGCTAG
- the spoIVB gene encoding SpoIVB peptidase, with protein sequence MIRQNKRKWMGSLLLLITALVVSSTPFRDLSSFPRELRLMEGSLEQLRVSVPVMGTLINSNPDILHVNGTEAREVSVDLSRPMSVEPRRAGEAQLQVKWHNIPLTAVKVNVLPDLRLYPGGQSIGVKLQTAGVLVVGHHLVDDGKNKFSPGEQAGIHVGDMIIKMNDMYINDMNDVKKLINETGKKNHSVQLLVVRGKEKLSLTLHPAKDKKDSEYRMGLYIRDSAAGVGTLTFYDPNSKAYGALGHVISDVDTGQAIVVGDGQIVQASVTSIEKGQSGNPGEKFARFYNESEVLGNITKNTPFGIFGKMKDEPKRSYYQEPLPIALAEQVEEGPAKILTVVEGQKVEEFDIEIANVVKQHFPATKGMIIKVTDKRLLEKTGGIVQGMSGSPIIQKGKIVGAVTHVFVNDPTSGYGCYIEWMLRDAGVNVRDTAESRTNTAKAA encoded by the coding sequence GTGATCCGACAAAACAAAAGAAAATGGATGGGAAGTCTCCTTCTCCTCATCACGGCGCTTGTCGTGAGTTCCACCCCGTTCCGCGATCTGTCCTCCTTTCCCCGTGAATTGCGTTTGATGGAAGGGTCCCTCGAGCAACTACGGGTCTCTGTGCCGGTAATGGGCACACTAATCAATAGCAATCCTGATATTTTGCACGTTAACGGGACAGAGGCGCGTGAGGTATCCGTTGATTTGAGCAGGCCCATGTCTGTAGAACCGCGTAGGGCAGGGGAAGCCCAATTGCAGGTGAAGTGGCATAACATTCCGCTGACTGCTGTAAAAGTAAATGTATTGCCAGATCTGCGGTTGTACCCTGGTGGACAGTCAATCGGGGTGAAGCTGCAAACAGCGGGTGTTTTGGTTGTCGGTCATCATTTAGTAGACGATGGTAAAAACAAGTTTTCTCCAGGTGAACAGGCAGGTATACACGTCGGTGACATGATTATCAAAATGAACGACATGTACATCAATGACATGAACGACGTAAAGAAATTGATTAACGAAACGGGGAAAAAGAATCATTCCGTTCAATTGCTTGTCGTTCGTGGCAAGGAAAAGCTTTCGCTCACATTGCACCCGGCAAAAGATAAAAAAGACAGTGAATACCGTATGGGTCTCTATATTCGGGATTCAGCGGCAGGAGTAGGGACACTGACCTTTTATGATCCAAATTCCAAGGCGTACGGGGCATTAGGGCACGTAATATCCGACGTTGATACTGGTCAAGCCATTGTCGTAGGAGATGGCCAGATCGTGCAAGCAAGTGTCACATCGATTGAAAAAGGACAAAGTGGCAACCCAGGGGAGAAATTTGCGCGTTTCTACAATGAAAGTGAAGTTCTTGGGAATATAACGAAAAACACCCCTTTTGGCATTTTCGGCAAAATGAAGGACGAGCCCAAACGCAGCTATTATCAGGAGCCTTTACCAATCGCTCTTGCTGAACAGGTAGAGGAAGGGCCAGCCAAAATTCTTACTGTCGTGGAAGGCCAGAAGGTAGAAGAGTTCGATATTGAGATCGCAAATGTGGTCAAGCAGCATTTTCCTGCAACCAAAGGGATGATTATTAAAGTCACGGACAAACGCCTTTTGGAAAAGACAGGTGGCATCGTACAAGGGATGAGCGGCAGTCCCATCATTCAAAAAGGCAAGATCGTCGGTGCCGTTACGCATGTGTTTGTCAATGATCCTACTTCGGGATACGGCTGCTACATTGAATGGATGCTTCGGGATGCTGGCGTGAATGTCCGAGATACTGCCGAATCCCGAACCAATACAGCCAAGGCTGCCTAA
- the recN gene encoding DNA repair protein RecN, whose product MLVELSIRNFAIIKSVTVSFQKGLNILTGETGAGKSIIIDALGLLLGGRASADFVRYGEPRAEVEGLFELPPGHPGLDVCKNVGVQIEQDGMLVVRRDISNQGKSIIRINGQLVTLAMLRELGPWLVTVHGQHDTHMLMQSDKHIKWLDAYGETELGAAKQEYGTLYTAYRKTKQDLERMARNDRELVQRIDLLQYQLDEIESATLTPGEDEKLMQQRKKWMNIEKVYSTIQDAYRALHGDQKGMDWLGHAMGELERGVNYEEQLVPILEMVQSAYYQIEDVVHNLRQLSYQMDFEPEQLAEVERRLDQIQSLKRKYGKSVDDILEYAATIQDELDDMHHYEDRLQQVEKQLQELAADLAVEALELSVIRSECAGKLAQEIEQQLKELHMERARFAIDVRQTPDDDGVEIDGIKRFVDANGMDQIEFLISPNPGEPLRPLAKIASGGELSRVMLAIKTILAGTDQVETLIFDEVDTGVSGRAAQAIAEKLARVAGQRQVLCITHLPQVASMADAHFLIKKEMSENETETRVNRLSDDERVSELARMLSGAEVTAKTEEHAREMILLGRERKTVS is encoded by the coding sequence ATGCTAGTGGAACTCTCGATCCGAAATTTTGCCATTATCAAATCAGTGACAGTCTCTTTCCAAAAGGGCTTAAACATCCTGACAGGGGAGACTGGTGCCGGTAAATCCATCATTATCGATGCGCTTGGACTGTTGTTAGGAGGCCGGGCTTCGGCTGATTTTGTCCGTTACGGTGAGCCCCGTGCAGAAGTGGAAGGGCTGTTTGAATTGCCGCCTGGTCATCCTGGACTTGACGTGTGTAAGAATGTCGGCGTGCAGATTGAGCAGGACGGTATGCTTGTGGTACGCCGAGATATATCCAATCAAGGGAAGAGTATCATTCGAATTAATGGCCAGCTCGTGACTCTTGCTATGCTGCGTGAGTTAGGGCCATGGCTGGTTACGGTGCATGGACAACATGATACGCATATGCTGATGCAGTCAGACAAGCATATCAAATGGCTCGATGCCTATGGGGAAACTGAGTTGGGGGCTGCGAAGCAAGAGTACGGCACGCTGTATACTGCTTACCGCAAAACAAAGCAAGATCTGGAGCGTATGGCACGTAATGATCGGGAGCTGGTACAGCGTATCGATCTATTGCAATATCAGCTCGATGAAATTGAGTCGGCAACCCTCACGCCTGGTGAAGACGAGAAGCTTATGCAGCAGCGGAAAAAGTGGATGAACATTGAAAAAGTTTATTCAACAATTCAAGATGCATACCGTGCATTGCACGGTGACCAGAAGGGTATGGACTGGTTAGGACATGCGATGGGCGAGCTTGAGCGTGGTGTGAACTACGAAGAACAGCTCGTTCCGATTTTGGAGATGGTCCAATCGGCCTACTATCAGATAGAAGATGTGGTACATAACCTTCGTCAATTGTCGTACCAAATGGATTTTGAACCGGAGCAGCTGGCAGAAGTAGAACGCCGCCTTGATCAAATCCAGTCGTTAAAACGCAAGTATGGCAAAAGTGTAGACGATATTTTGGAGTACGCGGCCACGATTCAGGATGAATTGGATGACATGCATCACTACGAAGATCGCCTCCAGCAGGTGGAAAAGCAATTGCAGGAGCTTGCAGCCGATTTGGCAGTAGAGGCGTTGGAATTGTCGGTCATTCGTTCCGAATGTGCAGGAAAACTCGCACAAGAAATCGAGCAGCAGCTAAAAGAACTACACATGGAGCGTGCTCGTTTTGCCATCGACGTCAGACAGACGCCAGATGATGACGGGGTAGAAATCGATGGAATCAAGCGCTTCGTAGACGCGAACGGAATGGATCAGATCGAGTTTTTGATCTCACCTAATCCGGGTGAACCATTGCGTCCCTTGGCGAAGATTGCTTCCGGCGGGGAGCTGTCTCGCGTCATGCTGGCCATTAAAACGATTTTGGCGGGCACGGATCAAGTGGAGACCCTTATTTTTGATGAAGTGGACACGGGTGTAAGCGGAAGAGCGGCTCAAGCGATAGCAGAAAAGCTCGCTCGAGTCGCTGGGCAGCGCCAAGTCCTGTGTATTACGCACTTGCCACAAGTCGCATCCATGGCAGACGCGCATTTTCTGATCAAAAAGGAAATGAGCGAGAATGAAACAGAGACGCGGGTGAATCGGTTGTCTGATGATGAACGGGTATCAGAGCTGGCTCGTATGCTAAGTGGGGCAGAGGTAACTGCAAAAACAGAAGAACATGCACGCGAGATGATCCTTCTCGGACGTGAACGAAAGACTGTCAGCTAA
- the ahrC gene encoding transcriptional regulator AhrC/ArgR yields the protein MNKGQRHIRIREIISKQEVETQDDLVDRLRTAGFNVTQATVSRDIKELHLVKVPLPDGRYKYSMPAEQKFNPLQKLKRMLVDSFISIDQADHFIVLKTLSGHANAVAELIDNLPWEEIMGTISGDNTILIICRSKENTNEVTKRLMEML from the coding sequence ATGAACAAAGGGCAACGACATATTCGTATTCGGGAGATCATCAGCAAACAAGAGGTGGAAACACAGGATGATCTGGTGGACCGCTTGCGGACGGCTGGCTTTAACGTAACGCAAGCGACTGTATCCCGAGACATCAAGGAACTACACTTGGTAAAAGTGCCGCTCCCTGATGGGCGATATAAGTATTCAATGCCTGCTGAACAAAAATTCAATCCACTGCAAAAGCTGAAACGCATGCTTGTGGATTCCTTTATTAGCATTGACCAAGCCGATCATTTTATTGTACTGAAGACACTTTCGGGACATGCGAATGCGGTAGCTGAACTGATTGACAACCTTCCCTGGGAGGAAATCATGGGGACTATCAGTGGCGACAACACCATCCTGATTATTTGCCGTTCCAAAGAAAATACCAATGAAGTGACGAAACGCTTAATGGAAATGTTGTAG
- a CDS encoding NAD(+)/NADH kinase: protein MKKIGIIANKGKPEARIVARELLYLLEDRGAQVFLDEHVASDVGHPELGTSVEEMGKQADLVCVLGGDGTLLRIARHLAGHSIPIFGINLGTLGFLSEAEPEHLPQAVDNLLSGKYDVEKRAMLEACLVRKGITLGTYTAMNDIGIAKGSFCRIIQCAVFLDDEYVATFSGDGVIVSTPTGSTAYSLSAGGPIVAPNVDMLLLTPVAPHSLTARPMVLSGNQTIRVEVDAIHQEMGLSIDGQFGYRLEGGDQIYIKKSPCVTPLIKWKKGGFFEAIRTKLQGEWE from the coding sequence GTGAAGAAAATTGGAATCATAGCGAACAAAGGGAAACCCGAAGCACGTATTGTTGCACGGGAACTGCTGTATTTACTGGAGGACAGAGGGGCACAAGTATTTCTGGATGAACATGTGGCATCAGATGTAGGGCATCCAGAACTGGGCACATCTGTAGAAGAGATGGGGAAGCAGGCGGACTTGGTTTGTGTATTAGGGGGCGATGGCACGCTACTCAGAATTGCTCGCCATCTTGCCGGTCACTCGATCCCGATCTTTGGGATTAATTTAGGCACGTTGGGCTTTTTGTCGGAAGCGGAACCGGAGCATCTGCCCCAGGCTGTAGATAATCTCCTTTCGGGAAAGTACGACGTTGAAAAAAGAGCCATGCTGGAAGCTTGTTTGGTGCGAAAAGGAATCACACTGGGGACATACACGGCCATGAATGATATAGGGATTGCCAAAGGGTCATTTTGTCGGATCATTCAATGTGCCGTCTTTCTCGATGATGAGTACGTCGCGACGTTCAGTGGAGATGGTGTCATTGTCTCCACACCGACAGGATCAACGGCATATTCACTTTCAGCAGGCGGTCCAATAGTGGCGCCCAATGTGGACATGCTATTACTGACACCAGTGGCCCCTCATTCCTTGACGGCTCGGCCAATGGTATTGTCAGGCAATCAAACGATTCGGGTCGAAGTAGATGCCATACATCAAGAGATGGGACTGTCTATTGACGGGCAGTTTGGTTATCGACTCGAGGGCGGCGATCAGATTTATATTAAAAAGTCACCGTGTGTTACCCCGCTGATTAAGTGGAAAAAAGGTGGCTTTTTCGAAGCAATACGAACGAAATTACAAGGGGAATGGGAGTAA
- a CDS encoding TlyA family RNA methyltransferase: MSVRKERVDVLLVERGHYETREKAKAAVMAGLVQVAGERCDKPGTKFAEDVAITVKGEVHPYVSRGGLKLEKALRVFAIDMKDRVMMDIGASTGGFTDCALQNGARLVYAIDVGYGQLAWTLRQDERVVVMERTNFRHMDPEAFEHERPNAASIDVSFISLRLILPVLYRFLTDGGDVVALIKPQFEAGKDRVGKNGIVRDPDVHESVLTDIGQFASGLGFALKGLDYSPITGGEGNIEFVMHVQKSEGGMDSETWLQCVTEVVASAHANLK; the protein is encoded by the coding sequence ATGAGTGTAAGAAAAGAACGGGTTGATGTTCTCTTGGTTGAAAGAGGCCATTATGAGACCAGAGAAAAAGCAAAAGCAGCCGTAATGGCAGGACTTGTGCAAGTAGCTGGCGAGCGCTGTGACAAGCCGGGAACCAAATTTGCTGAGGATGTTGCGATTACGGTGAAAGGTGAGGTACATCCGTATGTGAGTCGGGGTGGCCTCAAGTTAGAAAAGGCATTGCGTGTCTTTGCAATCGACATGAAGGATCGTGTCATGATGGACATCGGAGCCTCCACTGGCGGTTTTACGGACTGTGCGCTGCAAAACGGTGCGCGACTTGTATACGCTATTGATGTCGGGTACGGACAGCTCGCATGGACCTTGCGACAGGATGAACGAGTGGTCGTCATGGAACGGACGAATTTTCGTCATATGGACCCGGAAGCTTTTGAACATGAACGTCCAAACGCGGCATCGATTGACGTATCGTTTATTTCGCTGCGATTGATCTTGCCAGTGCTGTACCGTTTTCTGACGGATGGCGGTGATGTCGTCGCGCTGATCAAGCCTCAATTTGAAGCTGGCAAGGATAGAGTCGGAAAGAATGGAATCGTTCGTGATCCAGACGTACATGAGAGCGTATTAACTGACATCGGTCAATTTGCCAGTGGATTGGGTTTCGCGCTAAAGGGCTTGGACTACTCTCCCATTACAGGGGGAGAAGGAAATATTGAATTTGTTATGCATGTCCAGAAAAGTGAGGGCGGCATGGATTCGGAAACTTGGTTGCAATGCGTAACAGAGGTAGTTGCGTCTGCTCATGCGAATTTGAAATAG
- the dxs gene encoding 1-deoxy-D-xylulose-5-phosphate synthase, with amino-acid sequence MLLTTINDPQDLKKCTQPQLHTLASEIRQFLIETLSKTGGHLAPNLGVVELTLALHYVFDSPKDKLIWDVGHQAYVHKMLTGRREMFPTLRQYKGLCGFPKMVESPHDVWETGHSSTSLSAAMGMATARDLKKEKNHVVAVIGDGALTGGMALEALNHIGHERKNVIVVLNDNEMSIAPNVGALHNYLGKIRSTENYQWAKDEVEGLLKSIPAVGGKLAHMAERFKDSMKYLLVSGVLFEELGFTYIGPIDGHNMELLLDTLKTAKHTKGPVLIHAITKKGLGYAPAEADSVKWHGIGTYKIESGDTPKSAPTYTSVFADTMMKLADEDKSIVAVTPAMPAGSGLIQFGQKYPDRLFDVGIAEQHACTFAAGLATQGLKPVFAIYSTFLQRAYDQLIHDVARQKLNVIFAVDRAGLVGADGETHQGMYDVAFMRIIPNMVIMAPKDENELRHMMKTAVEYKEGPISYRYPRLPVRGVKMDDDLQVLPIGKAEIVREGNHVAILSFGHVFEIAEAAVNQLQEEGIKPMLVNARFCKPLDEELLFRLAKEGYDIITVEEGCEMGGFGSAVIECYNRAGYHGKNVQVVAVPDYFVEHGSVKEQRQEVGLTAHNIAARVRSLMPISKGVVEA; translated from the coding sequence ATGCTGCTTACTACTATAAATGATCCTCAAGACTTGAAAAAGTGCACGCAACCGCAGCTACATACATTGGCATCCGAGATCCGTCAGTTTTTGATCGAGACGTTATCGAAAACAGGTGGTCATCTCGCGCCGAATCTGGGAGTCGTCGAGCTGACCCTAGCGCTGCACTATGTTTTTGACAGTCCCAAGGACAAGCTCATCTGGGATGTCGGACATCAAGCATACGTACATAAAATGCTGACCGGACGCCGGGAGATGTTTCCTACCTTGCGTCAGTACAAAGGTCTGTGTGGGTTTCCAAAAATGGTGGAAAGCCCGCATGACGTCTGGGAAACCGGGCATAGCAGTACGTCGTTGTCTGCCGCAATGGGGATGGCGACTGCGCGGGATTTGAAAAAAGAAAAGAACCATGTCGTTGCTGTGATCGGTGACGGTGCGCTGACAGGCGGTATGGCTTTAGAGGCATTGAATCACATCGGTCATGAGCGCAAGAATGTCATCGTTGTGTTAAATGATAACGAGATGTCTATTGCGCCAAACGTTGGTGCCTTGCACAATTACTTGGGAAAAATTCGCTCGACGGAGAACTATCAGTGGGCGAAGGATGAAGTCGAAGGCTTGTTGAAATCGATACCGGCTGTAGGGGGCAAATTAGCTCACATGGCTGAACGTTTCAAGGACAGCATGAAGTACCTGCTCGTATCTGGCGTTCTTTTCGAAGAGCTGGGCTTTACTTATATTGGTCCCATTGACGGACATAACATGGAATTGTTGCTCGATACATTAAAGACAGCCAAGCATACAAAAGGACCTGTATTGATCCATGCCATCACGAAAAAAGGACTGGGCTATGCACCAGCTGAAGCTGACTCGGTCAAGTGGCATGGTATCGGCACATATAAAATCGAGTCAGGTGATACACCGAAATCTGCACCAACGTATACGTCTGTTTTTGCGGATACGATGATGAAGCTCGCAGATGAAGACAAATCGATCGTAGCTGTTACCCCTGCGATGCCAGCGGGTTCAGGCTTGATCCAATTTGGGCAGAAGTACCCTGATAGACTGTTTGACGTCGGAATTGCAGAGCAGCACGCATGTACATTTGCGGCAGGATTAGCGACACAAGGGTTGAAGCCGGTCTTTGCAATTTATTCGACCTTTTTGCAAAGAGCCTACGATCAATTGATCCACGATGTCGCACGCCAAAAACTCAATGTGATTTTCGCCGTTGACCGTGCTGGGCTCGTTGGAGCAGATGGAGAGACACACCAGGGTATGTATGATGTGGCATTCATGCGCATCATTCCGAATATGGTCATTATGGCACCAAAGGATGAAAATGAGCTGCGTCACATGATGAAGACGGCTGTGGAATATAAAGAGGGTCCGATCTCTTATCGCTATCCGCGATTGCCGGTTCGCGGAGTCAAAATGGATGACGATCTGCAAGTGCTACCTATCGGAAAAGCGGAGATTGTACGTGAAGGCAATCACGTTGCGATCCTCTCATTTGGTCACGTATTCGAAATTGCTGAGGCGGCTGTCAATCAGCTTCAAGAAGAAGGAATCAAGCCGATGCTGGTCAATGCACGTTTTTGTAAGCCGTTGGACGAAGAGCTTTTGTTCCGTCTGGCAAAGGAAGGCTACGATATCATTACGGTCGAAGAGGGCTGTGAAATGGGCGGATTCGGCAGCGCTGTCATTGAATGCTACAATCGTGCAGGCTATCACGGCAAGAATGTACAGGTTGTCGCGGTACCTGATTATTTTGTTGAGCATGGAAGTGTGAAAGAACAGCGGCAAGAGGTAGGGCTCACAGCTCATAATATCGCTGCTCGCGTCCGATCCTTGATGCCAATTTCGAAGGGCGTAGTGGAAGCATGA